In Oncorhynchus tshawytscha isolate Ot180627B linkage group LG23, Otsh_v2.0, whole genome shotgun sequence, the following proteins share a genomic window:
- the LOC112245865 gene encoding RNA-binding protein 42 isoform X1: MRLAILDNVGLVSMAMKSGEERLKEMEAEMALFEQEVLGGQVAMTAGDPVVMELLPMGVPMTVPMIRPIIGTNTYRQVQQTLDARAATFVGPPPPAFVGPAITPGVRPPPMMRPAFMPHILQRPGPRMPVMSGPPPQGMMAPPLPRPLLPAHDDGTPMQGPPQHPQHPMDPMGHMSSVGPPVGSTHGTPMGHSMVSAPSRSVTQAPPKLTPSIISAAPTVYTAPSGPKIPDIHAQRKARMEELAASVAEQQAAVMAAGLLEAKKEASLAASDDNVIGPSMPEPEPVHTEPADSTTEEKKKGKQEKAKKCIRTAAGTSWEDQSLLEWDSDDFRIFCGDLGNEVNDDILARAFSRYPSYLKAKVVRDKRTGKTKGYGFVSFKDPNDYVRAMREMNGKYVGSRPIKLRKSMWKDRNMEVVRKKQKEKKKLGLR; encoded by the exons GGAGGCTGAAATGGCTCT GTTTGAGCAGGAGGTCCTGGGGGGTCAAGTGGCAATGACTGCAGGAGACCCTGTAGTGATGGAGTTGCTCCCAATGGGTGTTCCTATGACTGTTCCTATGATCCGACCCATCATCGGCACCAACACCTACCGACAG gtCCAGCAAACTTTGGATGCAAGGGCTGCCACTTTCGTGGGACCTCCACCCCCTGCATTTGTAGGCCCAG CTATAACCCCAGGTGTCAGACCACCGCCAATGATGAGACCAGCGTTTATGCCGCACATCCTGCAGAGACCAG GTCCGAGGATGCCTGTGATGAGTGGTCCCCCTCCACAGGGTATGATGGCTCCCCCACTGCCACGCCCCCTCCTCCCCGCCCATGATGATGGCACCCCCATGCAAGGACCCCCTCAGCATCCTCAGCATCCCATGGACCCAATGGGGCATATGAGCTCAGTAGGACCCCCG GTGGGGTCGACCCATGGTACACCCATGGGACACTCCATGGTGTCTGCACCCTCCAGGTCTGTGACCCAGGCCCCTCCCAAGCTCACCCCCTCGATCATCTCTGCAGCCCCCACTGTCTACACGGCTCCCTCCGGACCCAAGATACCAGACATCCATGCCCAGAGAAAGGCTCGCATG GAGGAGCTGGCAGCGTCTGTAGCAGAGCAGCAGGCAGCAGTGATGGCCGCCGGACTGCTGGAGGCTAAGAAGGAGGCCAGCCTAGCCGCCTCAGATGACAACGTTATCGGACCCAGCATGCCAGAGCCCGAGCCCGTCCACACTGAG CCAGCGGATAGCACaacagaggagaagaagaagggtaAGCAAGAGAAGGCGAAGAAGTGTATCCGTACAGCCGCAGGCACCAGCTGGGAGGACCAGAGTCTACTGGAGTGGGACTCAG ATGATTTCAGAATCTTCTGTGGAGACCTTGGCAATGAGGTGAACGACGACATCCTGGCAAGGGCATTCAGCCGCTACCCCTCCTACCTGAAAGCCAAGGTGGTGCGGGACAAACGCACAGGCAAGACCAAGGGCTACGGCTTTGTCAGCTTCAAGGACCCCAATGACTACGTCCGAGCCATGAGGGAGATGAACG GGAAGTATGTCGGCAGCAGACCCATCAAACTGAGAAAGAGCATGTGGAAGGACAGGAACATGGAAGTTGTACGCAAGAAACAGAAGGAGAAAAAGAAACTGGGACTGAGATAG
- the LOC112245899 gene encoding rho GTPase-activating protein 32 isoform X1, translating to MVAWSTDNLDTSGEPTTRSVGTTANLKGKMSKRLSVVKGHFPKLVDCAHFHYDNVEFGSIELQFANEQSVASWNSGSAKNLVFLVQVSCQAKMWMVRRSYEEFRTLDAHLHQCIYDRRYSQLLPLPPLSEIGDRVEIFTPLLSEYLSRLSMIVDNKLNCGPVLTWMEIDNRGNRFLLKEEASLNVPAIAAAHVIKRYTAQASDEISIEVGDILSVIDMPPKEDSNWWRGKHGFQVGFFPSECVELINEKPQSTAKIDGDPANSSAPGPPSPTSVSKKHGKLIGFLRTFMKSRPTKQKLKQRGILKERVFGCDLGEHLLNSGLDVPQVLKSCSEFIEKHGVVDGIYRHSGVSSNIQKLRHEFDCENVPDLTKDMYMQDIHCVGSLCKLYFRELPNPLLTYQLYDKFADCMGEMTDDERMVKVHDVIQQLPPPHYRTLEYLVRHLAGLATCSGETNMHIKNLAIVWAPNLLRSMEIEEVGLSGADPFKEVRIQSVVVEFLLGHVDVLFSDSFTSVGRFTGTGRHSLTRPKSFVSARLLSLEEAQARTQAPLLLQGAPVQFQGQFHTVLDHPVDRRKRGMKVRKAAGGSWKTFFAIGKPPGAGRRKPMRISSLFQPATSHAGCRVDSVTLRSAKSEESLSSQHSGAGQSIRLRRPRSSSDGLSLAASMDPQHLPQRPPSRLPSSRSYDSLLPEDRRPRDDGDDEEDDDEEGIYMLPDFSNQDPAASWMAEDVIDFSPTFLEDGPIGLGSSAVTASGRESPPTATPPPYRCLNHQGHSHSSSQRSITEDPDSVLNQSDAAVRRSLIIAATAPPLQVFCQHRPANTSPSAGQSGEGSNRSTSNSQGQPTTPVTSAPSAQPPTERRSFTRKMVNAFSQKAPKSPTLDISDPVSISVPAKVLDMIGGRAGELQPGIPSSGPSQSQPPQMISMLLRSCDFQLTESCQQEICSKLGPEAKIRGQGKTEPTGAPLLSQPPPPPPKNPARLMALALAESANKALRQGASPPTAPPSRGPRTQPTPTTRGPCLPTQESCCPLTPIRSTPQCAPCLCG from the exons ATGGTG GCTTGGAGCACCGATAATCTGGACACTTCCGGGGAGCCCACTACCCGCTCCGTGGGCACCACTGCCAACTTGAAAGGGAAGATGAGCAAGAG GCTGTCTGTTGTGAAAGGTCACTTCCCTAAGCTCGTTGACTGTGCCCACTTCCACTATGACAATGTGGAGTTTGGCTCCATCGAG TTGCAGTTTGCGAATGAGCAGAGCGTTGCTAGCTGGAACTCGGGCTCTGCCAAAAACCTGGTTTTCCTGGTGCAGGTGTCCTGCCAG GCTAAGATGTGGATGGTTCGGCGCTCCTATGAGGAGTTCCGTACTCTGGACGCTCACCTCCACCAGTGTATCTACGACCGGCGTTACTCCCAGCTGCTGCCCCTGCCACCCCTCAGCGAGATCGGGGACAGGGTAGAG atCTTCACCCCGCTGCTGTCGGAGTACCTGAGCCGCCTCTCCATGATCGTGGACAACAAGCTCAACTGTGGGCCTGTGCTCACCTGGATGGAG ATTGACAACCGTGGGAATCGGTTCCTCCTGAAAGAGGAAGCTTCGCTCAACGTTCCCGCCATCGCCGCTGCTCATGTCATCAAGCGCTACACGGCGCAGGCCAGCGACGAGATCTCCATTGAG gtgGGAGATATCCTGTCTGTAATTGATATGCCACCCAAAGAGGACTCCAACTGGTGGAGGGGGAAGCATGGCTTCCAG GTGGGCTTCTTCCCCAGTGAGTGTGTTGAGCTCATCAACGAGAAGCCTCAGTCCACCGCTAAAATAG ATGGAGATCCAGCCAACTCCAGCGCACCAGGACCTCCCTCTCCTACATCCG TTTCTAAGAAGCACGGCAAGCTGATAGGATTCCTGCGCACCTTTATGAAGTCCAGGCCCACCAAGCAGAAGCTCAAACAGAGAGGCATTCTTAAGGAGAGGGTGTTTGGCTGCGACCTGGGAGAGCACCTCCTCAACTCAGGACTGGACG TTCCACAGGTTCTAAAGAGCTGCTCAGAGTTCATAGAGAAGCATGGTGTGGTGGACGGCATCTACAGGCACTCTGGAGTCTCCTCCAACATTCAGAAACTCCG ACATGAGTTTGACTGTGAGAATGTTCCAGACCTGACCAAGGATATGTACATGCAGGACATCCACTGTGTGGGGTCCCTGTGTAAGCTCTACTTCAGAGAGCTGCCCAACCCCCTGCTCACCTACCAGCTCTACGACAAGTTTGCT GACTGTATGGGAGAGATGACGGACGACGAGCGCATGGTGAAAGTACATGATGTCATCCAGCAGCTCCCACCACCGCACTACAG gaccCTGGAGTACCTCGTTAGACACCTGGCTGGTCTGGCCACCTGCAGCGGAGAGACCAACATGCACATCAAGAACCTGGCCATTGTCTGGGCCCCCAACCTGCTCAG ATCTATGGAGATCGAGGAGGTGGGTTTGAGTGGTGCTGACCCGTTTAAGGAGGTGCGGATCCAGTCTGTGGTGGTGGAGTTTCTCCTCGGTCACGTGGATGTGCTCTTCAGTGACTCCTTCACCTCTGTGGGACGCTTCACAGGCACAG GGCGGCACTCTCTGACTAGGCCCAAGTCCTTTGTGTCCGCCAGGCTGCTCTCCCTAGAAGAGGCCCAGGCCAGGACACAGGCTCCTCTGCTTCTCCAGGGGGCGCCAGTCCAGTTCCAGGGCCAGTTCCACACCGTGCTGGACCACCCTGTCGACAG gaggaagagagggatgaaggtaCGGAAGGCAGCTGGAGGGAGCTGGAAGACATTCTTTGCGATCGGGAAGCCTCCGGGGGCGGGGAGACGTAAACCAATGAGGATTAGCTCCCTGTTCCAGCCCGCCACCTCACACGCAG GTTGTCGTGTGGACAGTGTGACCCTGCGTTCAGCTAAGAGTGAAGAATCCTTATCGTCCCAGCACAGTGGAGCAG gacagtCTATCCGTCTGCGGCGGCCCCGCTCCAGCAGTGACGGTCTGTCTTTGGCTGCCTCCATGGACCCCCAGCACCTGCCCCAGCGCCCCCCGTCCCGCCTGCCTTCCAGCCGCTCGTATGACAGCCTGCTGCCTGAGGACCGCCGGCCCAGGGATGATGGAGACGATGAGGAGGATGACGACGAGGAAGGCATCTACATGCTGCCTGACTTCTCCAACCAGGACCCGGCTGCTTCCTGGATGGCCGAGGACGTCATTGACTTCAGCCCCACCTTCCTGGAGGACGGACCAATCGGCTTGGGCAGCAGCGCAGTCACCGCAAGCGGCAGGGAGTCCCCGCCAACTGCCACGCCCCCTCCCTACCGCTGCCTCAACCACCAAGGACACTCTCACTCCAGCAGCCAGCGCTCAATCACAGAGGACCCCGACTCGGTGCTCAACCAATCGGATGCGGCCGTCAGGAGGAGTCTGATCATCGCCGCCACAGCCCCGCCCCTTCAGGTGTTCTGTCAACACAGACCGGCCAATACCAGCCCATCTGCCGGCCAATCAGGGGAAGGCTCCAACCGGAGTACCTCAAACAGCCAGGGCCAGCCCACTACACCTGTGACCTCTGCCCCCTCTGCTCAGCCCCCAACAGAGAGAAGATCTTTCACCCGGAAGATGGTGAACGCCTTCTCACAAAAAGCCCCCAAGTCCCCTACACTGGACATCTCTGACCCTGTATCCATCAGCGTCCCTGCTAAG GTATTGGACATGATTGGCGGGCGAGCTGGTGAATTACAGCCTGGCATCCCAAGCAGTGGACCCTCCCAGTCACAGCCTCCTCAGATGATCTCCATGCTGCTGAGGTCATGTGACTTCCAGCTGACGGAGAGCTGCCAGCAGGAGATCTGCAGCAAACTGGGCCCCGAGGCCAAGATCAGAGGACAGG gTAAAACGGAACCCACCGGTGCCCCCCTGCTCTCccagcctccccctccccctcctaaaAACCCAGCACGCCTCATGGCTCTGGCCCTGGCTGAGAGTGCCAACAAGGCCCTGAGACAGGGTGCCTCGCCCCCTACCGCCCCCCCCAGTCGCGGTCCCAGGACGCAGCCGACACCCACTACCAGAGGTCCTTGTCTGCCGACGCAGGAGAGCTGCTGTCCTCTGACCCCAATCCGCTCTACTCCACAGTGCGCCCCCTGTCTGTGTGGATGA
- the LOC112245899 gene encoding rho GTPase-activating protein 32 isoform X2: protein MSKRLSVVKGHFPKLVDCAHFHYDNVEFGSIELQFANEQSVASWNSGSAKNLVFLVQVSCQAKMWMVRRSYEEFRTLDAHLHQCIYDRRYSQLLPLPPLSEIGDRVEIFTPLLSEYLSRLSMIVDNKLNCGPVLTWMEIDNRGNRFLLKEEASLNVPAIAAAHVIKRYTAQASDEISIEVGDILSVIDMPPKEDSNWWRGKHGFQVGFFPSECVELINEKPQSTAKIDGDPANSSAPGPPSPTSVSKKHGKLIGFLRTFMKSRPTKQKLKQRGILKERVFGCDLGEHLLNSGLDVPQVLKSCSEFIEKHGVVDGIYRHSGVSSNIQKLRHEFDCENVPDLTKDMYMQDIHCVGSLCKLYFRELPNPLLTYQLYDKFADCMGEMTDDERMVKVHDVIQQLPPPHYRTLEYLVRHLAGLATCSGETNMHIKNLAIVWAPNLLRSMEIEEVGLSGADPFKEVRIQSVVVEFLLGHVDVLFSDSFTSVGRFTGTGRHSLTRPKSFVSARLLSLEEAQARTQAPLLLQGAPVQFQGQFHTVLDHPVDRRKRGMKVRKAAGGSWKTFFAIGKPPGAGRRKPMRISSLFQPATSHAGCRVDSVTLRSAKSEESLSSQHSGAGQSIRLRRPRSSSDGLSLAASMDPQHLPQRPPSRLPSSRSYDSLLPEDRRPRDDGDDEEDDDEEGIYMLPDFSNQDPAASWMAEDVIDFSPTFLEDGPIGLGSSAVTASGRESPPTATPPPYRCLNHQGHSHSSSQRSITEDPDSVLNQSDAAVRRSLIIAATAPPLQVFCQHRPANTSPSAGQSGEGSNRSTSNSQGQPTTPVTSAPSAQPPTERRSFTRKMVNAFSQKAPKSPTLDISDPVSISVPAKVLDMIGGRAGELQPGIPSSGPSQSQPPQMISMLLRSCDFQLTESCQQEICSKLGPEAKIRGQGKTEPTGAPLLSQPPPPPPKNPARLMALALAESANKALRQGASPPTAPPSRGPRTQPTPTTRGPCLPTQESCCPLTPIRSTPQCAPCLCG, encoded by the exons ATGAGCAAGAG GCTGTCTGTTGTGAAAGGTCACTTCCCTAAGCTCGTTGACTGTGCCCACTTCCACTATGACAATGTGGAGTTTGGCTCCATCGAG TTGCAGTTTGCGAATGAGCAGAGCGTTGCTAGCTGGAACTCGGGCTCTGCCAAAAACCTGGTTTTCCTGGTGCAGGTGTCCTGCCAG GCTAAGATGTGGATGGTTCGGCGCTCCTATGAGGAGTTCCGTACTCTGGACGCTCACCTCCACCAGTGTATCTACGACCGGCGTTACTCCCAGCTGCTGCCCCTGCCACCCCTCAGCGAGATCGGGGACAGGGTAGAG atCTTCACCCCGCTGCTGTCGGAGTACCTGAGCCGCCTCTCCATGATCGTGGACAACAAGCTCAACTGTGGGCCTGTGCTCACCTGGATGGAG ATTGACAACCGTGGGAATCGGTTCCTCCTGAAAGAGGAAGCTTCGCTCAACGTTCCCGCCATCGCCGCTGCTCATGTCATCAAGCGCTACACGGCGCAGGCCAGCGACGAGATCTCCATTGAG gtgGGAGATATCCTGTCTGTAATTGATATGCCACCCAAAGAGGACTCCAACTGGTGGAGGGGGAAGCATGGCTTCCAG GTGGGCTTCTTCCCCAGTGAGTGTGTTGAGCTCATCAACGAGAAGCCTCAGTCCACCGCTAAAATAG ATGGAGATCCAGCCAACTCCAGCGCACCAGGACCTCCCTCTCCTACATCCG TTTCTAAGAAGCACGGCAAGCTGATAGGATTCCTGCGCACCTTTATGAAGTCCAGGCCCACCAAGCAGAAGCTCAAACAGAGAGGCATTCTTAAGGAGAGGGTGTTTGGCTGCGACCTGGGAGAGCACCTCCTCAACTCAGGACTGGACG TTCCACAGGTTCTAAAGAGCTGCTCAGAGTTCATAGAGAAGCATGGTGTGGTGGACGGCATCTACAGGCACTCTGGAGTCTCCTCCAACATTCAGAAACTCCG ACATGAGTTTGACTGTGAGAATGTTCCAGACCTGACCAAGGATATGTACATGCAGGACATCCACTGTGTGGGGTCCCTGTGTAAGCTCTACTTCAGAGAGCTGCCCAACCCCCTGCTCACCTACCAGCTCTACGACAAGTTTGCT GACTGTATGGGAGAGATGACGGACGACGAGCGCATGGTGAAAGTACATGATGTCATCCAGCAGCTCCCACCACCGCACTACAG gaccCTGGAGTACCTCGTTAGACACCTGGCTGGTCTGGCCACCTGCAGCGGAGAGACCAACATGCACATCAAGAACCTGGCCATTGTCTGGGCCCCCAACCTGCTCAG ATCTATGGAGATCGAGGAGGTGGGTTTGAGTGGTGCTGACCCGTTTAAGGAGGTGCGGATCCAGTCTGTGGTGGTGGAGTTTCTCCTCGGTCACGTGGATGTGCTCTTCAGTGACTCCTTCACCTCTGTGGGACGCTTCACAGGCACAG GGCGGCACTCTCTGACTAGGCCCAAGTCCTTTGTGTCCGCCAGGCTGCTCTCCCTAGAAGAGGCCCAGGCCAGGACACAGGCTCCTCTGCTTCTCCAGGGGGCGCCAGTCCAGTTCCAGGGCCAGTTCCACACCGTGCTGGACCACCCTGTCGACAG gaggaagagagggatgaaggtaCGGAAGGCAGCTGGAGGGAGCTGGAAGACATTCTTTGCGATCGGGAAGCCTCCGGGGGCGGGGAGACGTAAACCAATGAGGATTAGCTCCCTGTTCCAGCCCGCCACCTCACACGCAG GTTGTCGTGTGGACAGTGTGACCCTGCGTTCAGCTAAGAGTGAAGAATCCTTATCGTCCCAGCACAGTGGAGCAG gacagtCTATCCGTCTGCGGCGGCCCCGCTCCAGCAGTGACGGTCTGTCTTTGGCTGCCTCCATGGACCCCCAGCACCTGCCCCAGCGCCCCCCGTCCCGCCTGCCTTCCAGCCGCTCGTATGACAGCCTGCTGCCTGAGGACCGCCGGCCCAGGGATGATGGAGACGATGAGGAGGATGACGACGAGGAAGGCATCTACATGCTGCCTGACTTCTCCAACCAGGACCCGGCTGCTTCCTGGATGGCCGAGGACGTCATTGACTTCAGCCCCACCTTCCTGGAGGACGGACCAATCGGCTTGGGCAGCAGCGCAGTCACCGCAAGCGGCAGGGAGTCCCCGCCAACTGCCACGCCCCCTCCCTACCGCTGCCTCAACCACCAAGGACACTCTCACTCCAGCAGCCAGCGCTCAATCACAGAGGACCCCGACTCGGTGCTCAACCAATCGGATGCGGCCGTCAGGAGGAGTCTGATCATCGCCGCCACAGCCCCGCCCCTTCAGGTGTTCTGTCAACACAGACCGGCCAATACCAGCCCATCTGCCGGCCAATCAGGGGAAGGCTCCAACCGGAGTACCTCAAACAGCCAGGGCCAGCCCACTACACCTGTGACCTCTGCCCCCTCTGCTCAGCCCCCAACAGAGAGAAGATCTTTCACCCGGAAGATGGTGAACGCCTTCTCACAAAAAGCCCCCAAGTCCCCTACACTGGACATCTCTGACCCTGTATCCATCAGCGTCCCTGCTAAG GTATTGGACATGATTGGCGGGCGAGCTGGTGAATTACAGCCTGGCATCCCAAGCAGTGGACCCTCCCAGTCACAGCCTCCTCAGATGATCTCCATGCTGCTGAGGTCATGTGACTTCCAGCTGACGGAGAGCTGCCAGCAGGAGATCTGCAGCAAACTGGGCCCCGAGGCCAAGATCAGAGGACAGG gTAAAACGGAACCCACCGGTGCCCCCCTGCTCTCccagcctccccctccccctcctaaaAACCCAGCACGCCTCATGGCTCTGGCCCTGGCTGAGAGTGCCAACAAGGCCCTGAGACAGGGTGCCTCGCCCCCTACCGCCCCCCCCAGTCGCGGTCCCAGGACGCAGCCGACACCCACTACCAGAGGTCCTTGTCTGCCGACGCAGGAGAGCTGCTGTCCTCTGACCCCAATCCGCTCTACTCCACAGTGCGCCCCCTGTCTGTGTGGATGA
- the LOC112245865 gene encoding RNA-binding protein 42 isoform X2, translated as MAMKSGEERLKEMEAEMALFEQEVLGGQVAMTAGDPVVMELLPMGVPMTVPMIRPIIGTNTYRQVQQTLDARAATFVGPPPPAFVGPAITPGVRPPPMMRPAFMPHILQRPGPRMPVMSGPPPQGMMAPPLPRPLLPAHDDGTPMQGPPQHPQHPMDPMGHMSSVGPPVGSTHGTPMGHSMVSAPSRSVTQAPPKLTPSIISAAPTVYTAPSGPKIPDIHAQRKARMEELAASVAEQQAAVMAAGLLEAKKEASLAASDDNVIGPSMPEPEPVHTEPADSTTEEKKKGKQEKAKKCIRTAAGTSWEDQSLLEWDSDDFRIFCGDLGNEVNDDILARAFSRYPSYLKAKVVRDKRTGKTKGYGFVSFKDPNDYVRAMREMNGKYVGSRPIKLRKSMWKDRNMEVVRKKQKEKKKLGLR; from the exons GGAGGCTGAAATGGCTCT GTTTGAGCAGGAGGTCCTGGGGGGTCAAGTGGCAATGACTGCAGGAGACCCTGTAGTGATGGAGTTGCTCCCAATGGGTGTTCCTATGACTGTTCCTATGATCCGACCCATCATCGGCACCAACACCTACCGACAG gtCCAGCAAACTTTGGATGCAAGGGCTGCCACTTTCGTGGGACCTCCACCCCCTGCATTTGTAGGCCCAG CTATAACCCCAGGTGTCAGACCACCGCCAATGATGAGACCAGCGTTTATGCCGCACATCCTGCAGAGACCAG GTCCGAGGATGCCTGTGATGAGTGGTCCCCCTCCACAGGGTATGATGGCTCCCCCACTGCCACGCCCCCTCCTCCCCGCCCATGATGATGGCACCCCCATGCAAGGACCCCCTCAGCATCCTCAGCATCCCATGGACCCAATGGGGCATATGAGCTCAGTAGGACCCCCG GTGGGGTCGACCCATGGTACACCCATGGGACACTCCATGGTGTCTGCACCCTCCAGGTCTGTGACCCAGGCCCCTCCCAAGCTCACCCCCTCGATCATCTCTGCAGCCCCCACTGTCTACACGGCTCCCTCCGGACCCAAGATACCAGACATCCATGCCCAGAGAAAGGCTCGCATG GAGGAGCTGGCAGCGTCTGTAGCAGAGCAGCAGGCAGCAGTGATGGCCGCCGGACTGCTGGAGGCTAAGAAGGAGGCCAGCCTAGCCGCCTCAGATGACAACGTTATCGGACCCAGCATGCCAGAGCCCGAGCCCGTCCACACTGAG CCAGCGGATAGCACaacagaggagaagaagaagggtaAGCAAGAGAAGGCGAAGAAGTGTATCCGTACAGCCGCAGGCACCAGCTGGGAGGACCAGAGTCTACTGGAGTGGGACTCAG ATGATTTCAGAATCTTCTGTGGAGACCTTGGCAATGAGGTGAACGACGACATCCTGGCAAGGGCATTCAGCCGCTACCCCTCCTACCTGAAAGCCAAGGTGGTGCGGGACAAACGCACAGGCAAGACCAAGGGCTACGGCTTTGTCAGCTTCAAGGACCCCAATGACTACGTCCGAGCCATGAGGGAGATGAACG GGAAGTATGTCGGCAGCAGACCCATCAAACTGAGAAAGAGCATGTGGAAGGACAGGAACATGGAAGTTGTACGCAAGAAACAGAAGGAGAAAAAGAAACTGGGACTGAGATAG